The Blastopirellula marina genomic sequence TTCATTGACCGGCTTGTATTCTATTCCTACGATGATGATTGTGCAGTGTACACCACCTTACGGTGCGCAACTGCCATGCTCCTCTGATTTTAGCAGTTTGCGGTCTCGGCCGGTGAACGAAGGCTTTTCGTGAGTTCCCCCCATGCAACTTTCCTGCTTTTACTGCAGTAAGAACCTGACGGCAACCGCCGATCAATTGGGTGGTGAAGTTGTTTGTCCGCACTGTGGCAATGTCGTGCGTCTGCCAGATGCCGAGCAACTGCATAAAACCGAAGAAGACCATCAGCCGAAGTCCCATAACTGGCTAACCGACAGTATCTCGGGCTTTGCTTCGCTGCTGATTCACATGGGCATCTTGTTTGTCCTGGCAGCCGTTACTTGTGATTATCGCAGTGGTCTTCCCGAAGGGGAGGAAGTCTCGATCGGCGAGCTACCGGGGATCGATCTGACTGACTCGGGTGGAGACGTCCTCGATACGAGCGAAGTGGAACAAAGTTCCGACACAGCCAGCCTCGACGAGCTGGTCGCCGACATCGAGCCCCCCACCGCAGCCACGTCCGAGATGGGAGACGAAGTCAGTCTTTCGCAGCTACTGCCCAGCGGTGCCGCAGGCGGCGCGGCAGGATCGTTGAACACCATCGGCGGTGGTGGCGGTGCCGTGGGCGCGGGCACCACATTTATGGGCGTGCGGGCCGAAGGTTCACGCATCTGCATCATTGCCGACTGCAGCGGCAGTATGAGTGGCCCGAAGATCGAATATCTGAAAGAAGAAGTTCTCGAAGCAGTGCGCAGCATGTCGCGCGAGAGTGAGTTTCAGATTGTCTTCTTTAATAGCGTATCTGTTCCCTACAACATGCGTGGCTGGCGAAACCCCAAGCGCGACCTCGACAACGTGAAACGCTGGCTCAACACGGTCACGGCCCAGGGTGGCACCAATCCGATTCCCGCGTTTGAGGATGCATTCAAACTAACGCCGGCCCCGGATGCGATCTTCTTCATGACCGACGGCCAATTCGAGCCGAATGTGGTCCCGGGGGTGAAAGCGCTGAACATTGGTGGCAGCAACCGCACCAAGATTCATGCAATCTCGTTCATCGATAAGGCCGCCGAAGCAGAGATGAGGCAGATTGCAAACGACTCCGGAGGATCGTATCGCCATGTCTCTGCCTTTTGAAAGCCCGCGCGTGAGCACGTGGCTCGGGCAATGCATGGCGGTTTGGGTCGCCGCGTTTTGGCTGGCTACGCCAACGCACGCCCAGGCCGATCGTCTTATCCTCCGCGACCTTCGTCTGCTGAATAACATCACCGTGATTGGCTTTGACGAAGAAGGAGTCAAAGTCACCGACAACAACCTTGTCCCCTGGCACGAGATCGAGCTTGGCACCGTCAGCCCTGACAAGCAAGCCGACTTCGATAGACTGCGAAAGGAGTTGGGGGATCCTCTCTTTCGTATCCACCAGCGACTGAAAGTGGGAGACTACGCGGGAGCCAGCGAACCGGCCGAAGCTATCTTCGATCGCTATAAAGACCGCGATTCCAAAGTCGCCTACATGGTATGTCAGGCCGCCATGTGGGGACGCCTGGCCGAAGGAGAACGAGAAGCGGCTCTCGAGCCGTACTTCTGCTGCCTGCGGATTATGAAAAAGTCGGCTCGGACCAG encodes the following:
- a CDS encoding vWA domain-containing protein, encoding MQLSCFYCSKNLTATADQLGGEVVCPHCGNVVRLPDAEQLHKTEEDHQPKSHNWLTDSISGFASLLIHMGILFVLAAVTCDYRSGLPEGEEVSIGELPGIDLTDSGGDVLDTSEVEQSSDTASLDELVADIEPPTAATSEMGDEVSLSQLLPSGAAGGAAGSLNTIGGGGGAVGAGTTFMGVRAEGSRICIIADCSGSMSGPKIEYLKEEVLEAVRSMSRESEFQIVFFNSVSVPYNMRGWRNPKRDLDNVKRWLNTVTAQGGTNPIPAFEDAFKLTPAPDAIFFMTDGQFEPNVVPGVKALNIGGSNRTKIHAISFIDKAAEAEMRQIANDSGGSYRHVSAF